One stretch of Thermanaerosceptrum fracticalcis DNA includes these proteins:
- a CDS encoding metallophosphoesterase — translation MRQFLFVFSIILLVYGCLNYYIGRRLWQTLSFYVSLNHSLYWLIFWSVALSYLMGRMGEKYLPAGVSTLLSLVGSYWLGAMFYFLQILVVMDLIRALMNVLKLWPGGVKGFPPAAGLTALLLVIVILGYGFWNARNPQVVHYDITIPKKAGQLDKLHVVMVSDLHLGKIMDNRRLEKMVEIVNALNPDLILLPGDVIDENVGLFVEQNMMATFRRLNPKYGKFAALGNHEYIGRKVEEAIHYLEESGIQVLRDSYIKVEDSFYVVGRDERASERFSGRKRKSLAEVMTGIDYSLPIILLNHQPVELEEAKKEGVDLQLSGHTHRGQLFPNQLITSRIFEKDWGYLRKEELQVIVSSGFGTWGPPIRVGNRPEVVDIVIHFSP, via the coding sequence GTGAGGCAGTTTCTTTTTGTTTTTAGTATCATTCTCTTGGTCTATGGGTGCCTCAATTATTACATCGGTCGGCGTCTCTGGCAAACCCTTAGTTTTTATGTCTCTTTAAATCATTCGCTTTACTGGCTAATTTTTTGGTCCGTAGCCTTGTCTTATCTTATGGGAAGAATGGGGGAAAAATATCTCCCTGCCGGTGTAAGTACACTGTTATCCCTGGTGGGGTCTTACTGGCTGGGTGCCATGTTTTATTTTCTTCAGATTTTGGTGGTCATGGATTTAATAAGGGCTCTAATGAACGTATTAAAACTATGGCCTGGCGGCGTAAAGGGATTCCCCCCGGCAGCTGGCCTGACCGCCTTGCTTTTGGTGATAGTTATCCTGGGCTATGGCTTCTGGAATGCCCGGAACCCCCAGGTAGTGCATTACGATATTACTATCCCCAAGAAGGCAGGGCAGCTAGACAAGCTTCATGTGGTCATGGTTTCCGACCTTCATTTGGGCAAGATTATGGATAACCGACGGCTGGAGAAGATGGTGGAAATAGTTAATGCCCTTAATCCCGACCTGATTTTGCTCCCGGGTGATGTGATTGATGAAAATGTAGGGCTTTTTGTTGAACAGAATATGATGGCTACTTTTCGCAGGCTCAACCCCAAATACGGTAAATTTGCGGCTTTGGGTAACCATGAGTACATTGGCCGCAAAGTGGAAGAGGCTATACACTATTTGGAGGAGTCGGGAATCCAAGTCCTCCGGGATAGCTATATCAAGGTAGAAGACAGTTTTTATGTAGTGGGCCGGGACGAGCGGGCCAGTGAACGTTTTAGCGGTAGAAAACGTAAGAGTCTCGCTGAGGTAATGACAGGCATAGACTATTCCCTGCCCATCATATTGTTAAATCACCAGCCTGTGGAATTGGAAGAAGCCAAAAAAGAAGGGGTGGACCTGCAGCTCTCAGGCCACACCCATCGGGGACAGTTGTTTCCTAACCAGTTAATTACCTCGAGGATTTTCGAAAAGGATTGGGGTTATCTCCGTAAAGAGGAGCTCCAGGTCATCGTTTCTTCCGGGTTCGGCACCTGGGGGCCTCCCATCCGGGTAGGAAACAGGCCCGAAGTTGTGGATATTGTTATTCATTTTAGTCCTTAG